The nucleotide sequence AGACCAGCGCGGGCTTGCCGTCGGAGCCCTTCGCGACCCAGCCGCCGCCGGAGGAGCCGCCCGTCATGGTGCAGCCGACGCGGTACATCGTCGGGTCGGACTCGTTCAGCGAGAGCCGGCCGGGCCGGGCCTCGCACTGGTAGAGCTTCTGGCCGTCGAAGGGCGGAGCCGCCGGGTAGCCGGTCGCCGTCAGGTCGGCGATCTTGGGTGTGGCCGGTGCGTTGAAGTTCACCGGCAGGGCCGAACCGACCGTCTCCTCCAGGGACTTGCCGCTGCCGCCCTTCTCCGGGGTGACATGGAGCACCGCGTAGTCGTACGGAGCGCCGAGCCCGCCGCTCGACGCGCCCTGCGCGATCCACTGGTCCGAGGTCTGCGCCCAGTCCGCCCACCACACGCCGTCGGGCGCGACTTCTTCCTTGGGCGCGTTCTGCAACGCGTCGGTCGACAGACCCTTGTTGTTGTACGCCGGCACGAAGGCGAGGTTGCGGTACCAGCCGCCCGCCTTGCCCGCGTGGACGCAATGGCCCGCCGTCCAGACCAAGTTGGACTTGCCCGGGTGCGCCGGGTCCTCGACCACGGTCGCCGAGCAGACCATCGAACCCTCGGGCCCGTCGAAGAACAGCTTGCCGGAAGCGGGGGCGCTGTCGGCGTAAGGCGCCTTCACCGCGCGGGCGTTGACCGGCTCGGGCGTCGGGTCGGTGACACCCTGGTCACCCGAGATGTCGTTGGGGACGGGCGTCTCCGGCGGCTTGTCCGCCTCGCGCATCCGGTCCTGGTCCCACAGTCCCGCGATGATCGGGTTGATGTAGTCCCTCGCCTCACGCAGCCACTTGTCCTTGTCCCAGTTCTTCCACTCGCCGCCCCGCCACTTGTCGAGGTCTATCCCGCGGGCCTTCAGCCGCTCCTTCAGGTCGTCCGGGATCTTCACCTTGCCGTCGGACGAACTGCTGGGCGCGGCACTCGGCTTGTCGCTCGCGTCGTCGTCGCCCGGCCCGCAGGCCGTGGCGGTCAGAGCGAGTACCGCGGCGACTGAAGCCGCGGCAAGCATCGGACGAATGGGTCGCATGACGTGATCCCCCTGGGACTTCGGTACAGAACTGATGGCGCGAATGGAACAGTTGACGCATCCTCGCTCACGGTCGCGGGGCCAGGACGCGGTCCACCACTATGCCGGTCCCGGGAGGGACCTTTCACAGCAGGTCCGTGGTTCCGGGCCGCAACGATCTTCGGACGACCCGTGATCCCCGGGATCCGGTGTCGTTGGTACGAACGGAGGACACCGGTCAGCGTTCCCCGTCGAACGCTCGGCGGTCGAGCGCCGTACTGACGTGCAACGCAACTGTGACAACGGGAGGACCGACAAGCCGTGGCCGTGACCGAACCCGCGCCGGTGGCACCGACCGTCGCACACGAAGGCATTCTCCGCCGCCAGGCCCAACGCGAGTCGGCGGCCCGCACCTACGCGCGGTCCCTGCCGATCGTGCCGGTGCGGGCCAGGGGGCTGACGATCGAAGGGGCCGACGGGCGCCGCTACTTGGACTGTCTGTCCGGAGCGGGCACCCTGGCCCTCGGGCACAACCACCCCGTGGTCCTGGAGGCGATCCGCAAAGTCCTCGACTCGGGCGCCCCGTTGCACGTCCTGGACCTCGCCACCCCCGTCAAGGACGCCTTCACCTCCGAACTCTTCGCCACCCTGCCGGGTAAGTTCGCCGACCACGCCAAGGTGCAGTTCTGCGGCCCCGCAGGCACCGACGCCGTCGAGGCGGCCCTCACCCTCGTCAGGACCGCGACCGGCCGTAACGGGCTGCTCGCCTTCACCGGGGCGTACCACGGCATGACCAGCGGAGCCCTGGCCGCTTCGGGCGGCGCCCGGGACGTCCAGGTGACCCGGCTGCCGTTCCCGCAGGACTACCGCTGCCCGTTCGGCGTCGGCGGCGAGCGCGGCGCCGAACTGGCCGCCCGCTGGACCGAGAACCTGCTCGACGACCCCAAGGGGGGAGTGCCGGCCCCGGCCGGCATGATCGTCGAGCCGGTGCAGGGCGAGGGCGGGGTGGTACCGGCCCCGGACGGCTGGCTGCGCCGGATGCGCCGGATCACCGAGGACCGGGGCATTCCCTTGATCGCCGACGAGGTGCAGACAGGCGTCGGACGGACGGGTACCTTCTGGGCGGTGGAGCACAGTGGGATCACCCCGGACGTCATGGTGCTCTCCAAGGCCATCGGCGGCTCCCTCCCGCTCGCCGTGATCGTCTACCACTCGGACCTGGACTGCTGGCCGCCGGGAGCCCACGCGGGCACCTTCCGGGGCAACCAACTGGCGATGGCGGCGGGCACGGCCACCCTCGCCTACGTACGGGAGAACGGACTCGCCCGGCGCGCCGCGCAGCTCGGCGACCGGATGCTCGGCCAACTGCGGCAACTCGCGGGCCGGCACCCCTGCGTCGGGGACGTACGGGGCCGGGGGCTGATGATGGGCGTCGAGATCGTCGCCCCCGAGCCCGACGGCACCACCCCCGCCCCGACGGATCCCGGTCTGGCCGCCGAGATCCAGCGGGAGTGCCTGAGCCGTGGACTCATCGTCGAACTCGGCGGACGCCACAGCGCCGTCGTACGGTTGCTCCCTCCGCTCACCATCACCGACGAACAGGCCGTGGCCGTCCTCGACCGCTTCGCCGACGCCCTGGCCGCCGCCGAGCGTTCCGCGCTCCGCCGGACTCGGACCGGATCCTCGTACTGACCCCGTGACCCCGGACCCCCATACAAGGAAGCCCTCCGTGAACCCCACACCCGTTCCCGATGTGCCGGCGCACACCCCCCTCACCGTCGAGTCGGCCACGGTGCCACGGCAGCAGACGGGAGCCGCCGACGAGCTGCGCGGGTCCGTCGCGGAGACCGCCGCGGACCGGCCGGCCGGCGACCACCTCGACCACCCGGACCCGCAGCAGGCGGCGGACGCGGCGGCCGTCGAGAACCTGCTGCGCTGCTGGGCCAGGGAGAACAACCTCGCCCGGCCCGAGGGCGACGTGCTGCGCATCCCGCTCACCATGAGCGGCACCGCCCTGCTCGCGCCCGTCCGGTACTGGTCGGCCACCGGCTGGCACCGCTTCGGACTGCCCTCCCTGGAGAGCGCCCCCGCCGGGGCGCCCGAGGTGGAGGCCGTCACCCTCGCGTCGCTGCTGGCCCGTGAGTCGGGCCGGCAGCAGGGCGCGGACCTGGCCGGCAGGGTCGCCGACTCCGTGCACCGCACGGCCGACTTCGTCGCCGAGCGCCGCCGCCGTCCCGAAGCCCCCGCCGACACCGACCTCTTCCTGACCGCCGAGCAGTCGCTGCTCCTCGGCCACCCCCTCCATCCCACCCCCAAGAGCAGAGAAGGGCTCTCCGAGACCGAAGCCCGGATCTACTCACCGGAGTTGCGCGGCTCCTTCCCCCTGCACTGGTTCGCCGTCG is from Streptomyces sp. NBC_00370 and encodes:
- a CDS encoding diaminobutyrate--2-oxoglutarate transaminase family protein, which encodes MAVTEPAPVAPTVAHEGILRRQAQRESAARTYARSLPIVPVRARGLTIEGADGRRYLDCLSGAGTLALGHNHPVVLEAIRKVLDSGAPLHVLDLATPVKDAFTSELFATLPGKFADHAKVQFCGPAGTDAVEAALTLVRTATGRNGLLAFTGAYHGMTSGALAASGGARDVQVTRLPFPQDYRCPFGVGGERGAELAARWTENLLDDPKGGVPAPAGMIVEPVQGEGGVVPAPDGWLRRMRRITEDRGIPLIADEVQTGVGRTGTFWAVEHSGITPDVMVLSKAIGGSLPLAVIVYHSDLDCWPPGAHAGTFRGNQLAMAAGTATLAYVRENGLARRAAQLGDRMLGQLRQLAGRHPCVGDVRGRGLMMGVEIVAPEPDGTTPAPTDPGLAAEIQRECLSRGLIVELGGRHSAVVRLLPPLTITDEQAVAVLDRFADALAAAERSALRRTRTGSSY
- a CDS encoding trypsin-like serine peptidase encodes the protein MRPIRPMLAAASVAAVLALTATACGPGDDDASDKPSAAPSSSSDGKVKIPDDLKERLKARGIDLDKWRGGEWKNWDKDKWLREARDYINPIIAGLWDQDRMREADKPPETPVPNDISGDQGVTDPTPEPVNARAVKAPYADSAPASGKLFFDGPEGSMVCSATVVEDPAHPGKSNLVWTAGHCVHAGKAGGWYRNLAFVPAYNNKGLSTDALQNAPKEEVAPDGVWWADWAQTSDQWIAQGASSGGLGAPYDYAVLHVTPEKGGSGKSLEETVGSALPVNFNAPATPKIADLTATGYPAAPPFDGQKLYQCEARPGRLSLNESDPTMYRVGCTMTGGSSGGGWVAKGSDGKPALVSNTSIGPVTSGWLAGPRLGDVAKGVYDGVSKKFAGQ